CTTGAAATCGGTGAACTTAAGGCCGTGCGCCGTCGATACGACAACGACCGTCTCTTTCCTGTCGATGACCTTTCTGTCGACGAGCTTAAAGAGCGCGCTCATCGCGACCGCGGTGTGCGGACAGACGAAGAGCCCCGTCCTGTCGCTTCTGCCCGCGGCGTCCGCTATCTCATCTTCCGTCGCCTCTTCGACGACGCCGTTGAATTCCCTGAGCACGGCGATCGCCTTCTTTATGCTCACCGGATCGCCTATCTGTATCGCCGAGGCGAACGTTTTTTCGGCGGTCATCGGCGAGAATTCGCGGAAGCCCGTGAGATACGACCGATAGAGCGGATTGGCATTATGCGCCTGTGCGACCACGATGCGCGGGCGTTTCTTTATCATGCCGAGCGATTCCAGCATGAGCAGTCCCTTGCCGAGCGCGCTCACATTGCCGAGATTGCCGCCGGGGATGATGATGGTATCGGGCACTTGCCAATCGAGCTGTTCGATTATCTCGATGCCTACGGTCTTCTGCCCCTCGATGCGGAGCGAATTCATGGAGTTGGCGAGATATATCCTGTTGTCCTTCGTCACTTCCTTGACGATGCGCATGCACCCGTCGAAGTCGGTGTCGAGCGCAAGGACGATGGAATGGTTCGCGATGGGCTGCACGAGCTGCGCGACGGATATTTTGTTGCGCGGGAGGAACACTATCGAAGGGATGTCCGCATACGCGCAGTACGCGGCGAGCGCGGCCGAGGTGTCGCCCGTCGAGGCGCACGCCACCGCGGTTATCGGGACGCCTTTTTTGCGCATCGCGTTCACCTGCGAAACGAGCACCGTCATGCCGAGGTCCTTGAACGACCCGGTATGCGATGTCCCGCAGTGTTTTATCCAGAGTTCTTTGAGGCCGAGTTCCTTCTCAAGGCGCTGCGCCCAGAAGAGATTGGTATTGCCTTCGTACATGCTGACGATATGGTCCTTGTCGATGTGCGGGAGTACCCATTCCTTCTTACCCCAGACGCCGGAGCCGTAGGGATATGTGTTCGTGCGCATACGCTCATCAAAGAGCGCTTTCCATTCCTTCGCGGACCTTTGCGCAAGGGCATCGATATCGTGATGCACTTCGAGAAGCCCGCCGCATTTTTCGCAGGTATAGACGACGGTATCGAGCGGGTACTGCACGTCGCAGCCTTCCGCACAGCGGAAATGCGCGGTGAGCGCCGGCTTTTTCGCGGCCGTCCTCTTCCTGACGATCTTTTTTCTGCCCATGTTACGCCCGTTTCTCCTGGATGATGACCGCATCCGTACCGTCTTTCTCTGCGAGCGTAACGTTCACGATATCGTCTTTCTTCGCATCGACGGTCGTGCCGATGTAGTCGGGAACGATGGGGAGCTCCCGTGCGCCGCGGTCGACAAGGACGAGGAGGCGTATCAGCGACGGACGGCCGTAATCGAAAAGGGCGTTCATCGCCGCGCGAATCGTGCGCCCGGTGAAGAACACATCGTCGATAAGGAGTATCTTTCGGTTCGTGATATCGAACGGAATGCGCGTTTCCTTCACTTCCGGGAGCTCAATGCGCCGGCTCAAGTCGTCGCGGTAGAACGTGATATCGAGCGTGCCGGTATCGATGGGCGTTTTCACGAAGGACGATACGGCGGTGCGGAAGCGTTCCATGATGATGTCGCCGCGCGAGCGTATGCCGATGAACGCGAAGGTCGATGCATCCTTCTCGCGATCGCAGAATTCACGCGCCATGCGGACGATAGCCGCGTTCATCGCGGAGCTGTTCATGCATTCGCGTGTCATCGGATGAAGCCTTCGCCGGTCCCCTTCGCCATCTCGCCGATAACGCAGGCGCTCGCCTTCAGTTGCTTTAAGGCACGGAGCACCGCGTCCGCCTTCGACTTCGATGCAATGACGACCATGCCGATGCCGTTATTGAACGTCTCAACCATATCATCATCCGGTATGCCGCCCGCTTTCTGTATGAAGGTGAAGATGCCGCGCGGAGCCACATCCGTTTTTCGGAACACGATGTCGGTCTTCGCGGGTATCACACGAGTGGCATTGCCGATGAGGCCGCCGCCGGTGATATGCGCCGCCGATTTGATGAGGTCCTTTTTCACGAGCGCCTGCAATGTCTTCACATAGATGATGGTCGGCGTAAGGAGCATCTCCCCGAGCGTGCGGGGGAGATCGTATTTTTTATTGAGGTTGAGCTTCGCTTTCGCAACGACCTTGCGCACGAGCGAATAGCCGTTGGAGTGAAAGCCGCTCGATGCAAGACCGATCACCACATCGCCCGGTATGATGTTCTTTCGGGGAAGAAGTTCGCTCTTCTCGGCCACGCCGACAGAGAACCCGGCGAGATCGTATTCGCCGATGCCGTACATGCCGGGGAGTTCCGCCGTCTCGCCGCCGACGAGCGAACACCCGGCGAGCTTGCAGCCTTTCACCACGCCGCGGATTATCGACTCATAGGGGATGGACGCGAGTGAACCCACGCCGATGTAATCGAGGAAAAAAAGCGGCTGTGCGCCGGTGGTTGCCACATCGTTCACGCACATGGCGACAAGATCGATGCCGATGGTATCGTGAATATCCATGTCCTTCGCAAGGAGGAGCTTGGTGCCCACGCCGTCGGTGCCGGACACCATGATCGGCTGTTTGTACTTTTTATCAAATCCAACGAGCGACGCAAAACCGCCGATGGGTGTCAACACGTTCTTTGTGTACGTCGTTTTTACGTTCGCTTTAATCCTGTCGATGAGGCTGTCGGCGTAATGGATATCAACGCCCGCTTTTTTGTAGGTCAGTCCCATAGCGTCCCTTGCATGATTTTTACGCATTATACTATCGGCAGGTGAAAAAGCAATGAACCCCTATTTTTTTCCGCGATTGTATTCCGCTATTCGCTGCCATCCGATGGCCCCGAGGAGGACATTGGCATTCCCGGAAGCTCCGTTCGCCATTGCCACGACATAGGCCTTCAGCTGCGGGGAGTACTGCATGGTCGCACTGTTCCCTTTGAGCGGCCCGCCGCCGTGTCCATAG
The sequence above is a segment of the Spirochaetota bacterium genome. Coding sequences within it:
- the thrC gene encoding threonine synthase, which encodes MGRKKIVRKRTAAKKPALTAHFRCAEGCDVQYPLDTVVYTCEKCGGLLEVHHDIDALAQRSAKEWKALFDERMRTNTYPYGSGVWGKKEWVLPHIDKDHIVSMYEGNTNLFWAQRLEKELGLKELWIKHCGTSHTGSFKDLGMTVLVSQVNAMRKKGVPITAVACASTGDTSAALAAYCAYADIPSIVFLPRNKISVAQLVQPIANHSIVLALDTDFDGCMRIVKEVTKDNRIYLANSMNSLRIEGQKTVGIEIIEQLDWQVPDTIIIPGGNLGNVSALGKGLLMLESLGMIKKRPRIVVAQAHNANPLYRSYLTGFREFSPMTAEKTFASAIQIGDPVSIKKAIAVLREFNGVVEEATEDEIADAAGRSDRTGLFVCPHTAVAMSALFKLVDRKVIDRKETVVVVSTAHGLKFTDFKIGYHTGAFSGISAKYANPPLELPADVGAVKDAISREITKRK
- the pyrR gene encoding bifunctional pyr operon transcriptional regulator/uracil phosphoribosyltransferase PyrR, whose translation is MTRECMNSSAMNAAIVRMAREFCDREKDASTFAFIGIRSRGDIIMERFRTAVSSFVKTPIDTGTLDITFYRDDLSRRIELPEVKETRIPFDITNRKILLIDDVFFTGRTIRAAMNALFDYGRPSLIRLLVLVDRGARELPIVPDYIGTTVDAKKDDIVNVTLAEKDGTDAVIIQEKRA
- the purM gene encoding phosphoribosylformylglycinamidine cyclo-ligase, which codes for MGLTYKKAGVDIHYADSLIDRIKANVKTTYTKNVLTPIGGFASLVGFDKKYKQPIMVSGTDGVGTKLLLAKDMDIHDTIGIDLVAMCVNDVATTGAQPLFFLDYIGVGSLASIPYESIIRGVVKGCKLAGCSLVGGETAELPGMYGIGEYDLAGFSVGVAEKSELLPRKNIIPGDVVIGLASSGFHSNGYSLVRKVVAKAKLNLNKKYDLPRTLGEMLLTPTIIYVKTLQALVKKDLIKSAAHITGGGLIGNATRVIPAKTDIVFRKTDVAPRGIFTFIQKAGGIPDDDMVETFNNGIGMVVIASKSKADAVLRALKQLKASACVIGEMAKGTGEGFIR